In Lentisphaerota bacterium, the DNA window CCAGTGCGGCCACGGTGTGCGGGTCCGTTCCAAACGCGTGCCCCCCCTCCTTGACATTTGGACAGGAGACATTCAGCTCGACTCCCGCGACGCCCGGCACGCCGTCGAGTCGCGCCGCCACCTCGGCATACTCCTCTTCGCTCGTCCCCCACACATTGACAATGACCGGCACATCCGCCCGATGCAGGAACGGGAGATAGTCCCGAATCAAACCATCGACGCCGGGGCCTTGAAGTCCGATGGCATTGACCATGCCACCCGGCACTTCAACATGCCGCGGCAACGGGTTGCCAGGCCAGGGCTGCAGGCGCACACCCTTCACCGTCACCGCACCCAGTCGGCTCACATCGACCAGGCCCGCATATTCGCAGCCATAGCCGAAGGTTCCGGATGCGACGGCCACGGGATTCTTCATCAGGATGCCGCCCAGGTTCACCTGCATATCGATATTGTTCACCACACGATCTCCCGCGCTTCGAACACCGGGCCGTCGTGACAGACGCGTCCGATCCATTCGGCACCGTCGGCCCGGCGCAGCCGCTGCACGCAAGCCAAACACGCGCCGACGCCGCACACCATGTGCTTGTCCAGCGAAAGCCAGGCGCGCACGCCTGCAGCCACCGCCCGCTCGCCGACCGCCCGCAGCATGCCGTCCGGACCGCAGGCGTAAATCTCAGTCGACGCCTCCGGCGACGTGGCGAGGCAGGCGTCCAGCAGATCGGTGACCAGCCCGCGTTCACCGCGTGATCCGTCTTGAGTGGCCACCCGCACGTCCCACGCCAGATCCGCAAAATCGCAGGCGCAGAGAATGTCCTCCGCGCGGCGCGCCCCGACCAGCAGCACGCCGCGCCGGCCCAGCCGCCGCGCCAGAAAGCTCAGCGGCGCGACGCCGTAACCGCCGGCCACCAGAATGGGCACGCGCCCGCCGCAATCCAAGGGAAACCCGTTTCCCAGAGGGCCGATCACCGATACCGTGTCGCCCGCCGCCAGACGCGCCAGTTGCTCGGTGCCCCGGCCGACGGTTTTGTAGATCAGCGCGAGCACGCCCTGATCCGCGCCGTAAATGCTAAACGGCCGGCGCAACGCGGCCTCGCTCAGGCCGGTCACGCGCACATGGACAAACTGCCCCGGTCGTGCGGTCGCGGTCACCTCAGGTGCCTTCAGGAGCAACATGAAATAGTCGGACGAAAGACTGTGTTGCTCGATCACCCGTGCCATGCAATCGACCATGGACGTCTCCTTTTACATGCGTCATTTCGGCGATTGGGCGCCGTTACCCGTTGACGGACTGGGTGTGGATGCCACCGGGGGCGGTGTCAGATCCCGGAGGGCCGCCACATATTCCTGTCTCGACAGAAGTTGGCGCATCTCGGCATTTACCGCCGCAGCCAATTCCATCTCACCGGCCCGCGTCAGCGTCTTTTTCCACTCGTCAAGCTTGGATGTATGGCCATCAAACAGCTTGCGCACCGCCTGAGACCGCCGTTTCCCGATCTCCTGCAAGTGCTGGATATTCCGCATTTGCAGCGCCAGAAGGGGTGCCGGGCCGATGACGGCGTGGGCCTCTGTCAGCCGCCGATCGATCAGCAACCGCTCGTGTTCCGTGTTGGCGCTTTCCCAACCGAAGTAATCACCCTCTTTCTGGCATTTCGACATGAGCGCCTTCAGCGCCTCACTATACTGTTCGGGCCACTGGGCGCGCTGGGTCTCGTATTCCTGCTCGATTTCGGTCAGTTTGGCGTCGAGCGCCTGGCGCCTCGCCTGCAACTCGTTCAAGCCGGTCGCGCTCGGCGCCCCGCCGACCACCTTGGGCGCGACATCCGAGGCGCCGTCGGGAAGCTTGGCCAGCTCCGCCTCGGCCTCCAGCAGATCGGCGCTGCCTCGCTCCCGCTTGATCGCCGCATTGATGACCGCCGCGATTTCCAACCGGCCCTCGCGGGTGTGACTGCGCAGCAGATCATTCAAATCGTTGGTGTACTTCCGTGAAAGCGCAATGCGCTTGCGCTCGCGGCCGATTTTTTGTTCGTTGAGCATCCGGCGGTACTTCTCCCGAAGCGTATCCAAATCGTCAAACTCGGTCGTCGGCGCGGAGCCGATCTGCCGGGTGTTCTGGAACTCCTGAATTTCGGCCTGTGTCGCGATCACGCCATCATAATCCCCGGCCACCTGCCGACGTTCAATCAAAGCGACGAGTTCGCGCCGGTAGGCGTCGGGCCAGGCGGCATCAAACTGCCGCTGCTCGACGGCCAGTTCCTCCCGTTGCTGCATGAACACACGCTGCAGGTTGAGCAGTTCGGGCAGCTCAGCGGGCGGAGGGAAAGCGTCTGGCTGGCCGCCTGCAGGGATGGTTTCCTCTTCAAACCTCGTGACGCCCCACCACCGGGCATAGCCGCGCAGCGCCGGGCTGAACACGCCCTGCGTGTGCAGCGTCAGGGCGACACCGTACACGCGCCGCAGGCCGCTCGATGGCTTCCCGTCGCTGAACGAGAAGGCGGGCGCGAGGCTGAGCACATAGGCCAGAACAAGCGCCAGCAGGGATGCCGCGCCACGCACAATCCAGAGCGACCAGCGTTGCGTCCGGATTCGGCGCAGCAGGGCCTGGCAGGCGGCATCCCCGGGGGCAACCGATTCCAGCAGCTCCAGGCAAATGCGCTCCGCAGTGCCCCACTCGCCACTCTTGATGAATAGTTGCGCACGGGATAAATCGCGCCGCACGGTCTGTTCCGCCAGCCGGCGCTCGTCATCGCCAAACGCCAGCGTGTCACCGGAAAGTTCTCGGTACTCGCGGATGAACGTCTGCGCCCGCTCGTAATTCTCGGCCTTCAGCTCGATTGGAATCAGTTCCTTCAGACGCTCACGCTGGGTGATCGCCCGCTCGGACTGCTCGCGCAGATCGTGAATGGCCTTGACCAGATGGCGGCCCGCGGGCCCGGCCGGCTCAAAGACATGCGCGCGGCCGGCAAACGCCACCGCCCGCTCGTATTGGTGCCGCTCGACGGCGGAACGCATGCGTTCCAGCAGGTGCTTGACCGATTCGTACGCGCGGGAATCGGCGCCGCAGGTGCCGCAATACTGGACGCCAACAAAGGAATCGGCCCCGCATTCGGTGCAGGGTTCGCCTCCGTCCCAGCCGCACTCCGCGCAATAGCGGATGGTCAGGGGATTAACCGTGTCGCACCATTTGCACCGCCAGGTCGTCTTGACGGTCGGCGTTTCGATCCGGGTCTTGGTTTGAACGGCATGCAGCGCCTCCGTGAACGCCGCAGCCGATGGCCACCGTTGTTCTCGATCCGTCGCCAGAGCCTTGACCAGCACTTCGCGCAGCACCAGGGGGATGTCTTGCTCGCGAAAATAGCGGGGGTTCTGACCCGTGATGGTGAAGTAAAGGATTGCACCCAGGCCATAGACATCAGAACGCTCGTCCGTGAGGCTCGCGTCCTGCTCTTGCTCCGGCGAGCCGTAGCCCATCGACAACAGCTTCTCGCCCGGGACCGTGAGCTTGTTTTCTTCAATGCGCAACAGTCGCGCCAGGCCGAAGTCGACGATCTTGGGTTCGCCGCTCTTGTCGAGCAGGATGTTGCTGGGCTTGAGATCACGGTGGATGACGCCATTCTCGTGCGCATAGGCAACGGTCCGGCCAATCTTAACCAGCAGGCTGATGGCGTCAGCCACCGTGAGCTGGCCATTGCGGGTGATATGCTGATCCAGCGTGAGCGGCAACGACGGCAGGCGAGCGTCTCCCTGCGTCACTTCATCAGGCGCACGCAGCGTCAGGCCGTCGGGTCCCGCGACATATTCCATCACAATGTACGGGCCGTCGGCATCCTCGCCCAGGGCGTACATATGGACGATGTGGATATGATTGAGTGCCGCAACCGCGCGCGCCTCGAGAAGAAACCGCTGGTGCAGACTCGGTATGCTCTGGGCCTGCCTGTTGAGCCGTTTGATCGCCACATAGCGCCCCAGCCGCCGATCGCGAGCCAGATAGACAACCCCCATCCCGCCATCGCCGATCCGGCTGACCACCGCATACTGGCTGAACAGGGAGTCCCCGCCCGCCAACTGCGCCTCGGGGCTCTTGTCCGAAACAATACGCACGGTCCGCATGCCGCCCTCGCGCGCCTCGCTGCCCGGCGGATGATTCCCGGCGAGTTGCATCCGCACGGTTTCGTTCTGGGGCACGCCCGGCGACTGTTCGTTCGGTTCATTCATAACCGTCCACAGGATACCCGTTCAGTCCCTCCACCGTCAAGCCGCATGCCGCATCAGGCATCCGTTCGGGGTGCGATTCATCGGTGTTGAATGCACACAGGCGTCAGAAGCGGAGCGTCACGCATCGCGGGCGCGCGGCGCAAAGGCCCGCGCCACACGGCGTTCCAGCCGCACGAGCGGACTGGGTTGGATGGTGATGGCGTGCGCCGGACAGACCTCGTGGCAGCAGCAGCACCCGATGCATGCGGGGCCGTTCAATTCCGGCAGACCGCCCACCCTCAGGGCAATGGCGCGCACGGGGCAGGCCGTGACGCATTTTCCGCAGCGCACGCACGCCGAGCCGAACGCCGGGCGGAACCAAATGAGCGTTCCGACCCGTCGCACCAGCCATTCGGGCAAGAGGTTCAACATCAGTCGCGAGGCGTTGCGCGGCAGACGGAAGTGCGCCACATCCGGACACTCGCCGTACCGCACGCGAGCGGTGTAGTCGGGCGCATGCGACAGCCCGGCCAGATAGGGGACCTGCCCAGGATCGATTCGAAGCACATCGCAGAGCGCGAGATCGAGCGCAAAGGGGTCGGTCGAGGCGGCGAGAAAGTTCAACGGCACCGGCGTGCCCGATGAGGGCCCGTCACCTTCCATGGCCAACACGCCGTCGGCAATGGTGAGCGAGGCCGGCATCGCACGGCAGACCGCACGTACCAGACCTCCGAATCGTGCCGTTCGGGCATGGGTTTTATGCAGCTCGGTTTTCAGATGGCCGGGAATGACACCGTAGAAATTCTTGACGGCTGCGGTGAGAACGGTCAGGCTGTGGCTCTTGACCTTCGGCAGATTGACGATGAGATCGGCATGCAGGGCGAGGTTGCTGACCGCAAACGTGTAGCCGTCACGGGAGAGCGTCGTCAGCGGCGCAGCCTCCATGCAAAGCAGGGGGACCCCCTCTTCGGCGCAGACGGCCTGCATGCCGGTGACACGCCAGACCTGCTCCACCCGCGTGACAAAAGCCGGACTGTCGGCCACCACGACCACGGCACCAGCGCCCTTGAGCCGCCGAATCACCTGTCGCACCAGCTCGGGATGGGTGGTGACGGCAGCCTCGGGAGGCCGGTCCGTCAGCAGGTTGGGCTTGACGAGCACCCGACAGCCGGAGCTCACGAAGGCCGACATGCCGCCCAACGGCGCGAGTAGCCGATCCAATGCGGCCGCAAGCATGTCGGGATCATATCCGTTGCAGCGCGCAAACGCGACACCCCTGGAAAGGCTGTGATCCCGGGCGTTGGCAACCGGGGAAGATTGGGTCGGCAAGAGGTTGTCCATCTACAAACCCCCTGACCGTCCGGCGCTGGCGTCGCCCGACCAACAACAGCCTGACAGTCTTCTTTTCCTACCCGCTAGACGGACGGCTTGGTCTTGCGCAAACCGAGACCGCGGTCGCCCGCTTTCCACTGGCCGCGCTCCTTGAGCACGTTGACGCGCTCGAAACGCTTGAGGACGTTGCGCTTGACGGTGATCTTCCCTGAACCTCTGAGACTCGTATGCTGGCTCATCGCTCTGCTTTCTCCTTAAAACCTCGATCGGTTGTGAACGCCGTGTATGATACCACCCTTTTGGCAATTGGCAATCGCAAAGATACGGAAATGGTTTATCCAACCGCCTTGCGCGCGACAGGCACGGCCAACGCGCCGAGCGTGACCCGTTTCCAGCGCGGCAGCGCCAGCAGGTGTTCGAGCAGCACGGCGCAGGCGCAGGCGTCGTAACCGGCATCGTGTGCCTGGCCCTGCGGGGACACCTCGCGCAGCCGCCCCTCCAGCCCCAAGCCACCGATCACGGCCTCGAGCCCGTAGTCGGGCAGACCCGGATAGGCCAGCCGGGTCAGCGCCAGCGTATCGATCCAGGGGCCCAACGGATGCAGCGGCGCGGCGCGGCGCAGGACGGTCCGCTCCGTGCCGACATTGTGCGCCGCCAATGGCCGCCCCGCCAGCCACGCTTCGGTCAAACTGAACCACTGCTCGGCCAGCGGGGGGGCACACGCCAACGCCTCACGCAGGTGCGCATGGCGTCCCGGCGCGTGCGCGTTGAACGGCCTGCCCGCAGCGATCCTCAGCAACAGGCTCACGCGGCTTGATTCAACCACCCGGCCGCCGCGCACCCTGACCAGGCCGATCTGCCAGGGCTCGACCGGCCAGCCGGGAACGGAACCGGTGGTTTCAAAATCGAGCGCCGTGATCTCGGCCTCGACAGCCGGCATGTCCTGCCATACTCCCATGGTCGCGGGCCCGCCCCGTGCTCCCGCCCGATCAATCGCGCGTCTTGTTCTTGGCCTCGTTGACCCGCATCTTGCGGCCCATGACATCCTTGTCATGCAGCCCCTTGACTGCAGCTTCGGCCTCGGACCGCACCGGCATCTCGACAAACCCGAAACCCTTGGACTTCTTATTGTAGCGGTTCTCGATGATACGCGCCGATTTGACGGTGCCGTATTTCTCGAAGGCCTGGCGCAACTGAGCCTCGGTCATGTCATAGCTCAGGTTGCCGACATAGATCTCCACGCAGGAGCCGTTCCCGCCGCTCGCGCGGCCGCTGCGCCCCCGTCCACCGCCACGCTTCCTGCCGCGCGCGATGACGCTGCCGATCAGGACGGCCAGCAGGATGATCGTCAGGGCGATTCCTCCATATTGAACCACGGGCCTTTGGAGAAAGTCCGAAATATCGCAACCGGGGACCTCGCATACTTGCACAGTGTCTTGCACAACCAACCTCCTCAACGGGCCTTTCCGGCCCTGATTCTGTTACTAAACTCCGGATGCTTCAACCGGAAGCGCGCACGGCAACACAAGCCTCTCACAAACAGGAGCACGGCCTGCTGGGCGGGCCGGCAAACAGGCCGGTCCGCCATCTCCGCGTCAGCGCGTCTCCAGAAAACCTTCCAGTTTACGCAACCGTGTGGGATGACGCAGCTTGCGCAACGCTTTGGCCTCGATCTGCCGGATGCGCTCGCGCGTCACGTTGAACTGCTTGCCCACCTCTTCCAGTGTCCGCGAATAGCCGTCGGTCAATCCGAAACGAAAATCCAGAACCTGCTTTTCGCGGTCGGACAGCGTGGTAAGCACCTCCTGAAGGCGTTCCTTCAGCATGCTGTAGGCGGTCATCTCCGATGGATTTTCCGCCGACTTGTCTTCGATGAAATCCCCGAAATGGGCATCGTCGCCGTCACCCACGGGGCTTTGCAGCGAAATGGGCTGCTGGGCCATGCGGTAGACCGCGCGCACGCGATCAACGGGAATCGCCATCTCTT includes these proteins:
- a CDS encoding small basic protein yields the protein MSQHTSLRGSGKITVKRNVLKRFERVNVLKERGQWKAGDRGLGLRKTKPSV
- a CDS encoding DUF362 domain-containing protein → MDNLLPTQSSPVANARDHSLSRGVAFARCNGYDPDMLAAALDRLLAPLGGMSAFVSSGCRVLVKPNLLTDRPPEAAVTTHPELVRQVIRRLKGAGAVVVVADSPAFVTRVEQVWRVTGMQAVCAEEGVPLLCMEAAPLTTLSRDGYTFAVSNLALHADLIVNLPKVKSHSLTVLTAAVKNFYGVIPGHLKTELHKTHARTARFGGLVRAVCRAMPASLTIADGVLAMEGDGPSSGTPVPLNFLAASTDPFALDLALCDVLRIDPGQVPYLAGLSHAPDYTARVRYGECPDVAHFRLPRNASRLMLNLLPEWLVRRVGTLIWFRPAFGSACVRCGKCVTACPVRAIALRVGGLPELNGPACIGCCCCHEVCPAHAITIQPSPLVRLERRVARAFAPRARDA
- a CDS encoding dihydroorotate dehydrogenase codes for the protein MDRTRLSRRPGVRSAGDRVVNNIDMQVNLGGILMKNPVAVASGTFGYGCEYAGLVDVSRLGAVTVKGVRLQPWPGNPLPRHVEVPGGMVNAIGLQGPGVDGLIRDYLPFLHRADVPVIVNVWGTSEEEYAEVAARLDGVPGVAGVELNVSCPNVKEGGHAFGTDPHTVAALVAAVRRRTRLPLIPKLAPNVPAIAVFARAAEEAGADALSLINTIPAMVIDIETRRPVLANTVGGLSGPAIHPVAVKLVWEASRAVRIPILAMGGISGPEQAIEFMIAGAAAVAVGTANFIDPTTPLRVIAGIEAYCARHGLTSARALTGSVRI
- a CDS encoding RNA-binding protein encodes the protein MEIYVGNLSYDMTEAQLRQAFEKYGTVKSARIIENRYNKKSKGFGFVEMPVRSEAEAAVKGLHDKDVMGRKMRVNEAKNKTRD
- a CDS encoding 3'-5' exonuclease, whose amino-acid sequence is MTRMSWAARCGSTRPRTRRAIDRAGARGGPATMGVWQDMPAVEAEITALDFETTGSVPGWPVEPWQIGLVRVRGGRVVESSRVSLLLRIAAGRPFNAHAPGRHAHLREALACAPPLAEQWFSLTEAWLAGRPLAAHNVGTERTVLRRAAPLHPLGPWIDTLALTRLAYPGLPDYGLEAVIGGLGLEGRLREVSPQGQAHDAGYDACACAVLLEHLLALPRWKRVTLGALAVPVARKAVG
- a CDS encoding dihydroorotate dehydrogenase electron transfer subunit, translated to MVDCMARVIEQHSLSSDYFMLLLKAPEVTATARPGQFVHVRVTGLSEAALRRPFSIYGADQGVLALIYKTVGRGTEQLARLAAGDTVSVIGPLGNGFPLDCGGRVPILVAGGYGVAPLSFLARRLGRRGVLLVGARRAEDILCACDFADLAWDVRVATQDGSRGERGLVTDLLDACLATSPEASTEIYACGPDGMLRAVGERAVAAGVRAWLSLDKHMVCGVGACLACVQRLRRADGAEWIGRVCHDGPVFEAREIVW